CAGGCGTCGCAGTAGTTCGGATGTCAGCATGCACGATGATATCGCATCGCTGCCGAAAGTTGAACCACCTGGACAGGCCGGTTAAGCGTCCTTCATGCGAACAGCAACAACCCTTAGTATCGCGCCACCGTGGAGTGCAACGTCCGGTTCGACTGGCAGGCCCCGGCTATCCGTCACCATTCGCGTCCCCTCGATCACTGCCTGCGCGAGATCGTTGCTCGCAGCCCTGACGGCATCGATTACCGTGGCTGCCGGCGGGACATCGAAGGGAACGGAATCGACGTACACGCGAATGCCCGAATCCGTCATTGACGGATGACAATGCGCGCTTCGACGGGCGGTTGTATTGGCGAACGCAAAGTTGCCAGATAACCGGTTAATGCCTCCAGATCAGTGATGCCGATTGGCGTCGACCGAATCGCGTCTTTCATGGAGCACAGATCGTCAGTGCTTGTTGCAATGAAGTCGTTGACGATCACAGTGTAGACGGCGTTGGCTGCCAGCGTTCGACCCGCCGGCAACGCCAGCGATACGATTTTCTGGCCAATTGCACCCGCCGGATTGAATCCGATTGTGATTCCGCTCACATGCACCCTCGGCTGCTCGCGCGTCATTATCCGTTCCAGGCAACTGCGAAGATTCGAACCGCGCATGCTGAGTCGGTACAGGGTATTTCCAAATGGCTGAACTTCATACAAGGAGCCGTACGTTGCGATGCCGTCGCGGAGTCCGGCCCGGATACCGCCGTTGTTCATGATCGCGACGTCGCCCTTTCCCGCCCATCGTTGCGCGTCGGCGATGATGTTCCCAAGAGGATACTGGCTGCCCTCCCGGCTCAGGCCCGAGGCAAACCGGGCGATTGGCCGGTTGACGAGCGCAGCCACGCGCCGCGACGCAAGCCGGACGAGCGAGTCGATGCCAGGCTCCGGAATCGTGCCTGTCGTTACCACGTCTCTCACCTCCCCATATGCCCCGAGTGCCCCCGACGCTCGCTGCAGCGGAATGTCGATTACGCCGATTGAGCGGCCGCTGGATCTGGCTTGCACGATGGGAACGCCTTTGACGTTCACGTCGATCACGCTATGCGAGTGACCGCTGACGATGGCGTCAATTTTCTCGGTGAGCCGGCCCGCAATGTCAATGATCTCGCCGCGACACGGTGCCACCCCATCCGGTGCGCAAAACCCGCCGTCGTGCGCAACGACGATCACCATATCCGCTCCCCGCTCGCGCAGTGACCGTGCCCGCGCGTTTACGACTGGAACCGGATCGTCGAACCGGAGGTTGAGGACGTTGGCCGCCCTGGTTGTTGTCGGAGTGAGGCGCGTCGCGATGCCAATCACACCGATTTTCAGTGCACCACGAACCACGAGGGTATCGTCGCGGATCCACGGTACGTCGCGACCATCCTTGAATCTGACGTTCGCACCCAGGATGGCGAACCGTGCCTCCTTCATCCGCGCTCGCAACGAGTCAACGCCCCAGTCGAACTCGTGGTTGCCTAGCGCGGCAGCGGCGTATCCCAGCCGGTTGTAGTACTCCACCACCGGACGGCCAAACGCGAAATTCGATGCCGGGGTGCCCTGAAACATGTCGCCCCCGTCGAGCAGGAGGGTTTCACATTCCGGTGCGCACTCGGCGATTGTCTTCTTAATGACAGCGGCAACGTAAGCAGCGCCACCCCGCATGACACCATTTGCATCCGGGCGCGGCTCGAGCGCACCGTGAAAATCATTTGTGGCAATGACGCGCAATCGCGGAGTGCCGGCCGGCAGCGGCCCGCCCTGGGATTCACCGCCCGCCGGGGACAGCGCGGCACCCGGGTAAATCAACGACCAGTTCTGCGAGAAATAGATGGCCGGCCGCATATCGCGCTGCTTCGTGACTTCGTCGATGAGCAGCTGGCGAATCTCCAGCTGCTTGTCGTATACGACGGCCGCCCCGCGCAGCATCGAGAAACCGCCACCGCCAGTCTGCCTGTAATTGTTGAGCGCCATCGTGAAACTGTCACTCGGCGCCACTGGCCTGCCTTTTATCGACAAGGTGGTTATACGGGACCCAATCGGACGCGCGAGGTCGATGGTGTAGTCCACCCCGGAGACGATATCGAAATTGTATCCCGGAATCTCAGGGTCGGGGACGGGCACAGCCTGCGGGCCAGTAGTAGCCCCTTTGTAGTATCTCGCGCTGAACTCCAGATAATCACGCAGCTGCTGTCCGTTTATGCGCACGGCGCGGAGCGTATTGTCGTAAGGGTAAAGCCGCGCCATTTCGGCGACCGTGATAGAGCCGGTGTCGAGCGATGCATCGGTGGAAAAGGCTGCCGTCGACGCCAGATCGGCGCCTGCTGTCTTCCGCATGACCTCCAGCATGAAATCGATAAGCGGGGTGTCACGAAGTCGCGACGAGTCTGCGCGCCACGCCACGCGCGTAGATCCGATGACAGTGTTGGCGTACGCGACTGTCGCCTTGTGCGCGGCAGCCGAAACGTCGATGACTGTCTGACTTTCGGCACGGGCCGCCGATTGTATCGTTTCACCTTGGGCCGAGGCGACTTTCCACCCATTTCCTTCGCGCGCAAGCTGCAGATGTGCAACGCCTACACTCATCGCCCAGTTACGCGGCTGCACAAGAAGTGTCGACCCGATTTTCAGATTCTTCTGTTCACGGTGTGAATGACCGTAGACGATCAGATCGATTCCGGGAATTTCGGCTGCCACCCGCCCCGCTACGTTTTCGCTTGGGAGTCCAGACGCCACCGTATCGTAGCTCGACGGGCCATCGAGCCCGGCGTGCATTGTCACCATAATGATGTCGGCTCCGGCAACGCGGGCTCCCTGAACCGCCTGGCGAACTGCAGGCACTATATCGCCCACAGTGATTCTGCCTTTGACGTTTTCCGCGTCCCAGACCATCACTCCCGGAGTGGTGGCGCCGATGATGCCGATCTTGACGCCACGCCGCTCGACAATCGTCCACGCGCGGAAAGCATGCGCCCCATTCGGCCGATAGGTATTGGCCGACAGCAACGCGAACCGCGCCTGCGCGACTGCCCGTTGCAGATACGGAACGCCATAGTTGTATTCATGATTTCCAATAGCGGCAGCGTCATACCGCATGGCATTCATCGCCGAGATTATCGGATTGAGGGAGTCCGCGAACTGCTTTCGCGAAACGTCGGCAAAGGGGTTGCCTTGCAACAGGTCGCCCGCATCGACCAGCACCACGCGACCAGGGTTTGAGGCCCGAACAGAGTCCACCACTGTTGCGGCGCGGGTGAGCCCTCTGCCCGCCGCGGGCGCGTTCGCATAGTAATCCCAGCCGCGAATGTGGCCATGAACATCGGTGGTGCTCAGAACCAGCAGTTCGAACCCGGACGCTCCTCCTCGAGATCCGCCGGTGCTCGAAGCGGGCGGGACGGTAGCGGCGCACGATGCTGACACGAACGCCACTGCAAGAACGGCGAATGCTTTCATGGTTCCTGAGGTCGCTGGGATTGGCGGTCGGGCAGGCGAACTCTCAAGCTAGCGAAGTGTTTGCTGCGCCGTCAGCGGACGCTTTCGTCACACGACCGTGACAGTGTCGGCGTTGACTGATACGACGCGGGACGGCCAAGTTTACGCACATGGAACAGCCCGCAGCGACAGGCGAGCGGGTGCTCGTCGTCGACGACGAACCAGATATAGTAGCCCTCGTCGCGTACCACCTCGCGAAGTCAGGCTTCCGCGTCGTAACTGCGACCGGCGGATCTGAAGCGCTTGATCAGGCTCGCCGGGAGCGGCCGGCGCTCGTTGTCCTCGACCTGATGCTTCCCGGCATGTCGGGGTTCGACGTTCTCACTGCGCTGCGTAACGACGAATCAACCCGCCATGTCGCCGTGCTCATGCTCACCGCCAGACGCGAGGAGCCAGACCGCGTCCGCGGTCTGTCCCTCGGAGCCGACGACTATCTCACCAAGCCGTTCAGTCCAGCCGAACTGGTCCTCAGAGTGAAGGCCATTCTGCGGCGAACGGGTGCGACGCCTGAAGCTGATGATGTGGTGAATATCGGCTCCATATCGATCAACAGATCAGCCCATGGCGTAAGTGTCGAGGGAGCCGAAGTTGAGTTGACCCCGACTGAGTACAAATTGCTGCTGCTGCTCGCCGAGAGACGCGGACGGGTGCAGGCCCGGTCGCACTTGCTCCAGTCGGTGTGGGATGCTGCGCCCGACATTCAGACGAGAACGGTGGACATGCATGTGCAGCGGCTGCGAACCAAGCTTGGGTCGGCAGGTGACCTCATCGAAACCGTGCGTGGCTTCGGTTACCGCATCAAGCCCGGCTCGTCCAGGGATCCATGAAAATCGCCGGCCGGCTGCAAATGCACTCGGTCGCCGTTGTCGCGCTGGTAGTTCTTCTCGTACGGCTGATACTCGGCACTCCCCTATCTGAACTCGCCGTTCCGGCGATCGTTGCATGTATGCTGGTGCTTGTGATTGGACGGATAGTTGCGGTCAGTATTACCCGCCCGATCGACGAGCTCGCTGGCGTTGCGCGCGCTTTGGCGCTCGGCGATCAGACATCGCGGCCGCCACTGTCGGCCCCAGGCGAGGTTGGAGAACTCGCTACTGCCGTACATCGCCTGGCCGAACAGTTGAGCGCGAGGATGGTGGCCCAGCACGCTGAGGAATCGCTCCTGGCCGCGCTGATCGAATCACTGAATGAAGGTGTGGTGGCGATTGGCCAGCGACAACAGGTCCTGCGTATCAATTCGGCGGGTCGAACGCTTCTCCGAGTCACTGATGACGTGCCTTTCGGCGTCGACCGTTTGCCGCGGGTGCGTGAGCTACAGTACGCGATTCAGGCAGCGCTGCAGGGCGCGACCACTGAGCCTTTTGAGCTCGCCGTTAGCGGGCACACGCTCTCGCTGACAGCGCGTCCACTGACAGGGGGCGGCGCGGTACTCGCGTTTTTCGATCTCACGCGAATACGCCAGCTCGAGATGGTACGACGCGACTTCGTGGCGAATGTTTCTCACGAGCTGCGTACTCCGCTGACTGTCATCGCGGGGTTCGCGGAGACGCTGGCGGATGATGATTTACCCCTGGAGCGCCGTCGGCAGTTTGCGAAAACGATCTACACGCACACTGAGCGCATGCAGCGAATCGTCGATGATCTACTCGATCTTTCGCGCCTGGAGTCAGGGCGATGGACACCCTCAGTGTCCGAGCAGGACGTGGCCGCCGTAGCCGCCGACGCATTGTCATCGGTGCAGGCGTCGGCAGACGCAAAGGGCCTGAATCTGCAGGTGGAAGTTTCAGCACCTGCGTCATCGCTGATTGCAGACATCACCGCTCTCCGTCAGGTGCTCGCCAATCTGCTGGAGAACGCCGTGCGGCATACGTCCTTCGGGCACGTCACAGTTTTCGCAGACCGTGAAATCGGCGGCGTCTGGATTGGCGTAAGAGACAGCGGGCCGGGTATCGGCGCCGAGCACTTGCCGAGAATTTTCGAAAGGTTCTATCGCGTTGACGCGGGCCGCACCCGTGACAGTGGCGGGACCGGGCTTGGACTCGCGATTGTGAAACACCTCGTTGAAACGCACGGAGGACGTGTACGTGCCGAGAGTGCAATCGGCCACGGCACCACCATAGCCGCTTTCTTCCCGGACCGGCCGCACGCGGCCTGAGCGGTATAGCCGCCCGCAAATGGGCCTTGTCCAACCAAGCTGGCGGTGCGGGCGCGCCCTCGACGCCGACGCCGATGCTGACGCTGCGCCCCAACGCCAGCACTCTCTGAACGATCGGCCAATCGTTACAGGTCTGTTGCAGTAATCGGGTGAATTCCGACACACCGCAGAGACAAACTCCCCGGTTCGTCGCGGCATCTGCCCGACTCAACTCCGCCCTCTATCAGAAGGAGCGACATGCATACCATCGCGCGTCCTCGGATCGTTATCGCTGCAGCACTGGCGATTGCAGCAGTCACTCCGTTTTCGGCCGTTGCAGCGCAGACACCTGCGCCAAACGCCACCGCGGCTTCCGGCCGCATTGTCGGCCGCGTAATTGATGCTCGCACTGGTGAAGGACTGACGGACGTCGGCATCCAGGTTGTAGGCACCACCGCTGGCACAGCGTCGGGCCTCGAGGGACGGTTCACCCTCAATCGCGTCACCCCCGGCACTGTCACGCTCCATCTGCGGCGCCTTGGGTTTGCTCCAAAAACGGTCACGGGACTTGTGTTGTCGCAGGGTCAGACGCTGGAACAGAGCGTCACGCTCGAGCCTGTCACCGTCTCGCTCACCACTCAGGTTGTCACTGCATCGAGCGAGCGGGGCACTGTGAACGAAGCGCTCGACAAGCAGCGCACTGCGGTCGGCGTGGTCAGTGCAGTGACGCGCGAACAGATCGCAAAGAGTCCGGACAGCGATGCTGCGCAGGCAGTGCAGCGTGTCAGCGGTGTCACGGTGCAGGACGGCAAATACGTCTTCGTCCGTGGACTCGGCGAGCGGTACACGACGACTTCGCTGAATGGAGCCCGAATCCCGAGCCCGGAGCCCGAGCGAAAAGTCGTTCCGCTCGATCTGTTTCCGTCGTCGCTCATTCAGTCAGTGACGACCTCCAAGAATTTCACCGCCGATCAGCCTGGCGACTTCAGTGGCGCGCAGGTCGACATCAGAACACGGGAGTTCCCGGCCCGTGGAGAGATTCAGTTTTCTTCGTCGATGGGGTACAACGACGCTGTTACGAACCGTTCGCTTTTCTCGGCCCCGACCGTGGGAAGAGAATGGCTGGGCTTCGCCGGAAGCGAGCGCAGGTTGCCCGCGGTTATCGCTGCAGCAGGCAGAATCGAGCGGCAGCCAAGTCAGTCCGATGTAAACACGTTCGTATCGTCATTCCGTAATGCATGGTCGCCGCTGGCGGAGAGCCCTTCGCCAAACAGGTCCATCGGCGTGACAGCCGGCGGCAGCAGCGCAATTGGCAGTGCACAGGCAGGCTACATCGCAGCACTGAGCTATTCGAACAATCAGGAGGTGCGTGAGAACGAAGTACGCGCATATGCCGAGCCCACCGACGGTACCAGGGAGATCGATCGGTTCGAGGGTTCCACGGGGAGAGCGACCGTTCTCTGGGGTGGCATCATGAACGGCAGCCTGATGTTCGGCAGCAACACACGCATCAGCCTGAACAATACTTACAACCGCACCTCGGACAACGAAGCGCGCCGGGAGAACGGGTTCAGCGAGAATCTCGGTTCGCGCCTGCTGATCGACCGCCTTCGGTTCGTGGAGCGAACGGTTGCCTCGAGCCAGATCGTCGCGGAACGCCAGCTTGGAGCGCGGCAGAAGCTCAGTCTGTCATTCACTGGCTCCGCGGTCAACCGGGCTGAGCCCGACCGATCGGAATTCATACGCGTCGATCCGGGCGCTGGCCAGATTCCTTTCTGGCTTGATGCCAGTGAGGCCGCAGTCCGTACGTTTGGCGATCTGAATGAAAAGAGCTATTCGACCAGTGGCGACTACGCGCTTCAGTTCGGGAGACCTGAAAGGCAGAGCCAGCTCAAGTTTGGCGGAATCTTCCGCTATACTGACCGCCTGGCGACGAATCGCGCCTACAGCATTCAGGCGAGTTCGCTCGGACTGGACGATAGACGCCTCGCGGCTGAACAGATCTTCGATGGTCGATTCACCGAAGCTTCCGATGCGGTTTTCCGGATTGCTCCGCTTTCGCAGGGAGGATCCTACGGCGCGAACGAAGAGGTGGGCGCCGGCTACGGGATGATCGAGTGGATGGCCAGCGACAGGTTGCAGATCGTCAGCGGCGCGCGCGTCGAGCGGTCTTACACCCTTGTTTCGGCGGAGCCAACCGTAGGCAAGAGAGTAAGAACCAACCCGGTTTACACCGACGTGCTTCCTTCCCTTCTCTTCAATTTCAGGGTATCCGAGTCCCAGAACTTCCGTCTGTCCGCAACGCAGACTCTGGCTCGCCCGGAATACCGGGAGCTTGCGGAAGTGCAGTATCGCGATGTGTTGGGTGGAGAGAATGTGCTCGGAAACCCGGCGTTGCGCCGGACGCTGATTCGTAACGCCGACGCGCGGTGGGAGTGGTATCCGCGCAGTGGTGAGGTTCTGAGCGTAGGCGTGTTTGCGAAACGTTTTCAGGATCCGATCGAACGGGTTTTCCTCGCGACATCGGGAACTCGCATTGTGACCTTCATCAATGCCGACGGCGCCGACAACCTGGGCGTCGAGCTCGAAGCGCGCACCGGTCTCGACAGGCTTGGATCGTTCTTCGCTCCGTTGAGCGTGTTCTCGAACATGACGTTCATGCGCAGCGAAGTGCGACTTGGTGATGATCCTCGGGTCGCGAAGGAAGACAGGGCGATGGTCGGCCAGGCTCCGTACGTGATCAATGCCGGTGTTTCGTATGCTGCTCCAGGGAGCGCCATCAGCGGCACGCTGCTGTTCAACCGGGTTGGCCGCAGAATCCTGAGCGCCAGCCAGCGTCCGCTTCCCGTGACCTACGAGGAATCGCGGAGTGTGCTGGATTTCTCGCTGAGATTCCCGGTATTCGCAAGAATCTCCGGAAAGTTCGACGCCCGCAATCTGTTTGATCAGGAATATCTGCAGACTCAAGGTACCGTCACTCGCGAATCGTATCGGGCAGGGCGGGTCTACACGCTCGGATTGAACTGGCGTCCGTAAAAGCCCGTCGGACGCGTGGATTGTGACGCGTCCGTGACACCGTCCGTGCAGTCAGGAGACACGCGACTCGTTGCTTTGAGTCGCGTGTCTTTTTCCTTCCCCGTCCAAACACGGATACCGATGATGAACCGTCTTCGCGCGTCACAATTTGCTGGTCTTGCTGCCCTCGTCGCTGCCTTCGTCGCCTGTTCGGAGCAGGATCCGCTCGGACCTCCCGATCCAGCGATTCCAGCTGGATCATCCACCATTACCGCCGATATCACCGCCAACCGGCTATTCCGTGCCGAGACGACGTACACTCTTTCCGGCTTCGTGAAGGTCGCGAACGGCGCCACGCTGACGATCGAACCAGGAACGAAAATCATTGGCGATTTCGATGTGCCGGGGTCTTCACTCTTCGTGCTCCGCGGCGCGCGAATTAACGCCGTCGGCACTGCCGACAGGCCGATCGTCTTCACGTCCGAGCGTTCGACAGGGCGCCAGGCGGGCGACTGGGGCGGCCTCATCATTGTCGGCAATGGCGTCATCAATCGCGCCGATCCGACAATACTGGAAGGAACGGGCACTGGCGCCTCGAACCCACAGGTCAATTACGGCGGTGGTGGCAACAACTCCGACAACAGCGGCACCCTGAGCTATGTCCGAGTGGAGTTTGCGGGTTTCGCCACTGCGGCTGATGCGGAACTCAACAGCTTTACCTTCGCCGCGCTGGGGAGCGGTACCCAGCTTTCCTACCTTCAGTCCCTCTACGGCCTTGACGACTCGTTCGAGTGGTTCGGGGGCGCCGTGGACGCGAAGTATCTCGTTTCCTACGAATCGGGTGACGACCACTTCGATGCTTCCGAGGGGTACACCGGCAGAAATCAGTTCCTCGTTGCGTTTCAGTCGATACGTCCTGACGCACGTCCCGCAGCGGGCACACTATCGTCCGATCCACAGGGGATCGAGAACGATGGGTGTGCTGGTGCGAATTGTCTTGCCGGACAAACTTCGCTGCCCCGCACGGATCCGATGTTCGCCAACTTCACGCTTGTCGGAACGGGCGAGGGTGTCGTTGACGCCACGTCAGGCGGGATAGGCATGATGCTCCGTCGCGGCACCGCCGGGCATTACGTGAACGGCGTGGTAGCCAGGTGGCCGAGAGCGGCGATGAGCCTCCGGGACCAGACCACTCTTGATCGCATCGCTGATGGATCGCTCGTCATTCGGAACGTGTACCTTGCGAACAACGGACCGGCTTTCCAGGCCGCATCGGGAACCACCGTGCAGGGCACGGTCAACATGACGACGAACAATATCGAGGTTGCGGCAACAGCCACGACCGCTGCTTCGCTTTTCACTTCCCTCCCCTCGGCTCCGACTACAGCCACACTCGACTGGAGCCTCTCTGCGGCTGCCGCTGCAAGGACGGGCGGCACGGGCGCTTTCACCGGCACCACCGCCACCAAGGCCGGCGGTTTCGTGACGGGCACCACGTATCGCGGCGCGGCGGATCCGGCGGGCGCAAAGTGGTGGGCTGGCTGGACAAACTACGCTCGCAACTAGCAGCATCGCGCAACATTCCAGGGAATGGCCGGTGCCCCCTGGGTACCAGCCACTTCTCTTTATAATGAATCGATGAGCGCGATTACACACCATTTTCTCGCCGCTGCTATTGTCATTGCGGTACTCGCATGTAACCGGACCGATGCTCCCATGCCGGGTACCGCACCGGGGAACCACCCTGCACCCGGTTCCACCGTCGACAGCATCCTCCCGATCGAGGAATCTCTGCGCCGGTTTCGTGAAGGCCTTGCAGTCGTGACGGAGCTGGGCACCGCCGCTCCTTCTCGTGATTCTCTCGTCAATCTCGTCATCGGCCTGCTGGAACGGAACGATAGCAGCGGCCTGGCGGCAACGCTGATCACCCGCGCCGAGTACGCGTACCTCTACTACCCAACCAGCGTGTATGCCACCAAGCCATACGAGCTGGCTCCGGACATCGCGTGGCTGCTCAGTGTCGAGAACAGTCGGAAGGGTAGCGTCAGACTGATCCAGCGACTTGGCGGTCGCAGTCTCGAAGTGACTGGCTACCGGTGTGGTGATGCTCTCACGGAAGGCGTCAACCGGATCTGGAGAGAGTGCGCAGTGAGCTTCACCGACCCTGGATCATCCACGGCGGTGACTCGCAAGCTGTTCGGGGCGATTATCGAGCGGAACGGGCGGTTCAAGATTCTCTCGTTCGCCAACGACTTCTGATTCGCCTTCCCCGGCGTCGGGCAGCACCTGCGGCAGGCATCTGACGCAGGGTCACCGGAAGGAAGCCCGTTGGTTGAGGCTCCGGGGCTGGATGCCGGCGTCGTGGCGACTGGCGCGCAGTTGTGACATTCTTGTTACGACCGTGGCGGATGTGATCCAACCTTTGACTCTAGCTTTACCCTGGTAGTCCCGCCTCGGCGCCCGCATTGCCGGCGCATTCCGCAAACTGCGTCATCAAAATTTGTCGTGTAATCATTCCAAGGAGCTCAGCGTGAATCGTTGGCTAAGTGTCGCTTTCGCTTTCATTTTCGCCGCATGCGCCCCTGATCAGTCCGGCGGCGAGGGACGTGCGTCCGGCTCCGGGTCTGTCGATCTCACAGGCGCTGGTGCCACGTTCCCATATCCACTGTACTCGAAGTGGTTTGCGGATTACGCCACCGCGAAAGGCGTTCGCATCAACTATCAGTCGATCGGCTCGGGCGGCGGCATTCGCCAGTTTTCCGAGGGCACGGTTGACTTCGGCGCATCAGATAGCCCGATGAAGGACGACGAGATTGCGAAGGCGAAAGGCCCAGTGCTCCACATTCCAACGGTGCTCGGCGCCATCGCTATCACCTACAACCTGCCTGAGCTTTCTGCGCCCCTCAAGCTTACCGGCGATGTGCTTGCAGATGTCTTCCTTGGAAAGATAAAAAAGTGGAACGACCCCCGACTGGCGGCATCGAATCCCGGAGTGAAGCTGCCAGGCAGCGACATACTTGTTGTCCATAGAAGTGATGGCAGCGGCACGACGTTCGTTTTCACCGACTACCTGGCAGCAGTGAGTCCTGCGTGGGTTGCGGGGCCCGGTCGCGGTAAGGAAGTGCCCTGGCCGGTGGGTCTCGGTGGAAAGGGCAATGAAGGCGTGGCGGGACAGGTCAAGCAGACACCCGGCGCAATTGGCTACGTCGAACTCGCGTACGCGAAACAGAACCGCCTCGCGTTTGCCGCGATCCGGAATTCTGCCGGCCAGTTCGTGTTGCCGTCGCCGGCAGGGATGACAGCGGCGGCAGCGGCGGTGGCCAAAGCGCTTCCCGCAAACACGGACTACAGGATTTCCATCGTAAACGCGCCTGACGCGGCCAGCTATCCGATTTCCTCATTCACCTGGATTCTGGCTTACGCGCAGCAGGCCGACAGCGTGAAGGGACGGAAACTCGTCGACTTTCTCCGATGGGCGCTCACAGAAGGAGAGAAACAGGCGGCTTCACTCGATTACGCACCGCTTCCCGAGTCAATGCTTACCAGCCTGCAAGGACGTCTCGACTCGATAAAGATCGGCACGACGCCGTGACCGATGTGACCGCCCCGCTTTCCGTGGGCGCCCCGAAGGGGGCTGCCCCAAAACCGATGAGGATGGAAGCATCGGCGCGCGGCGACCGCGTTTATCACGCAATTACCACTGCTTTCGCTGTTTCGATTCCGCTGTTGCTCGTGCTGATCGCGATCTCGATCGGTATTGCAGCGTGGCCTGCACTTTCGCAGGCAGGCTTCTCATTTATCACCTCGAGCGAATGGGACGTTGCCCGCGGCAAGTTCGGCGCTGCGCCCGCCATCTACGGAACGATCGTCTCTTCCGCGATTGCTCTCCTTATCGCGACGCCGCTCGCCATCGGTGTTTCTATCTTCCTCTCGGAGATCGCACCCCCGTGGCTCAGACAACCGGTGGGCTTCCTGGTTGACCTTCTGGCAGCCATCCCCAGCGTCGTGTATGGACTCTGGGGAATTTTCGTTCTGATCCCGCTCCTGCGAGATCCGATCGCGCCGTTTTTGAGCGACACACTGAGACTTGGCAGCACTCCGCTCTTCAGTGGTCCCAACTATGGCTACAGCATGCTCGCCGCCGGCTTGATACTGGCCATCATGATCCTGCCATTCATATCAGCCGTTACCCGGGAAGTTTTACTCGCAGTGCCGCGGTCGCAGCGCGAGGCGGCGCTCGCTTTGGGAGCTACCCGTTGGGAGATGATCCGCGATGCGGTGCTGCCGTACGCCCGGTCGGGAATCATTGGAGGCATAATTTTGGGACTCGGCCGCGCGCTCGGCGAGACGATGGCCGTGACAATGCTGATCGGGAACAGGCCGGAGATATCAGCGTCACTGTTCGCCCCCGGGTATACAATGGCCTCGCTTATCGCAAATGAGTTTACGGAAGCTACCAGCGACCTTCACCTGTCCGCCCTGATGGCGGTGGGCGCTGTGCTGTTTGTCATCACTCTGATCGTCAACGCGCTCGCACGCTGGCTGGTGTGGCAGGTGACAAGGAAGTCGGCGAGATGAGAGGCAGGCAGAGACGTCACGCGACCAGCGTCGTGATGCTGGGTCTGACCTATGTCGCGGCGGCGATAGCGACACTTCCGCTGCTTTTCATAATCCTCTATTTGCTGCGGAAAGGCGCCGCGTTCATCCGGCCGGCGTTTTTCACCCAGATGCCAATGCCTATCGGAGAAGTGGGCGGAGGGATGGCAAACGCCATTGTGGGAACGCTGATACTGGTTTCCATCGCATCGGCGATCGGCCTGCCGATAGGAATTGGTGCCGGCCTGTATCTCGCGGAACATCGCGGCAGCCGGCTGGCCAATACGGTCCGGTTTCTTTCCGACGTTTTGAATGGGCTCCCATCTATCGTCATCGGCATATTTGCATGGGAGTTCCTCGTTCGCCCGTTCGGAAACTTTTCCGCGCTGGCCGGCGGTCTGGCGCTCGGGGCAATGATGATCCCGCTAGTGACCCGAACCACCGAAGAGATGGTACGGCTGGTCCCTACCTCTCTCCGCGAAGCCG
The Gemmatimonadaceae bacterium DNA segment above includes these coding regions:
- a CDS encoding TonB-dependent receptor plug domain-containing protein, yielding MHTIARPRIVIAAALAIAAVTPFSAVAAQTPAPNATAASGRIVGRVIDARTGEGLTDVGIQVVGTTAGTASGLEGRFTLNRVTPGTVTLHLRRLGFAPKTVTGLVLSQGQTLEQSVTLEPVTVSLTTQVVTASSERGTVNEALDKQRTAVGVVSAVTREQIAKSPDSDAAQAVQRVSGVTVQDGKYVFVRGLGERYTTTSLNGARIPSPEPERKVVPLDLFPSSLIQSVTTSKNFTADQPGDFSGAQVDIRTREFPARGEIQFSSSMGYNDAVTNRSLFSAPTVGREWLGFAGSERRLPAVIAAAGRIERQPSQSDVNTFVSSFRNAWSPLAESPSPNRSIGVTAGGSSAIGSAQAGYIAALSYSNNQEVRENEVRAYAEPTDGTREIDRFEGSTGRATVLWGGIMNGSLMFGSNTRISLNNTYNRTSDNEARRENGFSENLGSRLLIDRLRFVERTVASSQIVAERQLGARQKLSLSFTGSAVNRAEPDRSEFIRVDPGAGQIPFWLDASEAAVRTFGDLNEKSYSTSGDYALQFGRPERQSQLKFGGIFRYTDRLATNRAYSIQASSLGLDDRRLAAEQIFDGRFTEASDAVFRIAPLSQGGSYGANEEVGAGYGMIEWMASDRLQIVSGARVERSYTLVSAEPTVGKRVRTNPVYTDVLPSLLFNFRVSESQNFRLSATQTLARPEYRELAEVQYRDVLGGENVLGNPALRRTLIRNADARWEWYPRSGEVLSVGVFAKRFQDPIERVFLATSGTRIVTFINADGADNLGVELEARTGLDRLGSFFAPLSVFSNMTFMRSEVRLGDDPRVAKEDRAMVGQAPYVINAGVSYAAPGSAISGTLLFNRVGRRILSASQRPLPVTYEESRSVLDFSLRFPVFARISGKFDARNLFDQEYLQTQGTVTRESYRAGRVYTLGLNWRP
- the pstS gene encoding phosphate ABC transporter substrate-binding protein PstS, with protein sequence MNRWLSVAFAFIFAACAPDQSGGEGRASGSGSVDLTGAGATFPYPLYSKWFADYATAKGVRINYQSIGSGGGIRQFSEGTVDFGASDSPMKDDEIAKAKGPVLHIPTVLGAIAITYNLPELSAPLKLTGDVLADVFLGKIKKWNDPRLAASNPGVKLPGSDILVVHRSDGSGTTFVFTDYLAAVSPAWVAGPGRGKEVPWPVGLGGKGNEGVAGQVKQTPGAIGYVELAYAKQNRLAFAAIRNSAGQFVLPSPAGMTAAAAAVAKALPANTDYRISIVNAPDAASYPISSFTWILAYAQQADSVKGRKLVDFLRWALTEGEKQAASLDYAPLPESMLTSLQGRLDSIKIGTTP
- the pstC gene encoding phosphate ABC transporter permease subunit PstC — its product is MEASARGDRVYHAITTAFAVSIPLLLVLIAISIGIAAWPALSQAGFSFITSSEWDVARGKFGAAPAIYGTIVSSAIALLIATPLAIGVSIFLSEIAPPWLRQPVGFLVDLLAAIPSVVYGLWGIFVLIPLLRDPIAPFLSDTLRLGSTPLFSGPNYGYSMLAAGLILAIMILPFISAVTREVLLAVPRSQREAALALGATRWEMIRDAVLPYARSGIIGGIILGLGRALGETMAVTMLIGNRPEISASLFAPGYTMASLIANEFTEATSDLHLSALMAVGAVLFVITLIVNALARWLVWQVTRKSAR
- the pstA gene encoding phosphate ABC transporter permease PstA; this encodes MAGDKEVGEMRGRQRRHATSVVMLGLTYVAAAIATLPLLFIILYLLRKGAAFIRPAFFTQMPMPIGEVGGGMANAIVGTLILVSIASAIGLPIGIGAGLYLAEHRGSRLANTVRFLSDVLNGLPSIVIGIFAWEFLVRPFGNFSALAGGLALGAMMIPLVTRTTEEMVRLVPTSLREAALALGYTRWRTSVTIILRTAMPGIVTGALVAVARIAGETAPLLFTALGNQFWSTSLTEPIAALPLQIFTYAISPYDTAHAQAWAGALVLIAMVLVISLAARYATRSRFGTAGD